From the genome of Bifidobacterium asteroides, one region includes:
- a CDS encoding transcriptional regulator, translated as MGDSKPVSPALRPFIPLVDFLGEILGPNTEVVLQSVKDFSHSVVAIANGHLSGRTIGSPATDLVLRIWQNHEYEQRDYLTHYTGYTIQGHPMVSSTFFLRDARGRVIGFLCINFDNSAFRQASQQLRQASAYLDALGLTGPAAELKDRGAASEKSDAQVGRAQPTSGAVRLNDKTVGDQSTREVLSVNTNELVTHNIADFAAELEVPPARMNRQERLQLITRLEGSGVFLIKGAVDTVAQALEVSSASIYRYLHTIRNAGAGPDQSRSARQVQR; from the coding sequence ATGGGAGATTCAAAGCCCGTTTCGCCGGCCCTGCGTCCTTTCATCCCGCTAGTGGACTTCCTAGGTGAGATTCTTGGGCCCAACACGGAAGTGGTTCTTCAAAGCGTCAAGGATTTCTCGCATTCGGTTGTGGCCATCGCCAACGGCCACTTGAGCGGACGCACCATAGGCAGCCCCGCCACCGACCTAGTCCTGCGCATCTGGCAGAACCACGAATACGAACAGCGCGACTACCTGACCCATTACACCGGCTATACCATCCAGGGACACCCCATGGTCTCTTCTACTTTCTTTCTGCGAGATGCGAGAGGACGGGTGATCGGCTTTCTCTGCATCAACTTTGACAATTCCGCCTTCCGGCAGGCCAGTCAGCAGCTCAGACAGGCAAGCGCTTATCTGGATGCCCTGGGGCTGACCGGTCCTGCCGCGGAGCTGAAGGACAGGGGGGCCGCGTCAGAGAAATCGGATGCTCAAGTTGGCCGCGCCCAGCCGACTTCGGGCGCTGTCCGACTGAACGACAAAACCGTGGGCGACCAATCGACCCGTGAGGTGCTCTCGGTGAATACAAACGAACTGGTAACGCATAATATCGCCGACTTCGCCGCTGAGCTGGAAGTCCCTCCGGCGAGGATGAACCGGCAGGAACGACTGCAGCTGATCACACGGCTTGAAGGCTCGGGGGTCTTTTTGATCAAGGGCGCAGTGGACACGGTTGCCCAGGCTCTCGAGGTTTCCTCCGCCAGCATCTACCGTTATTTGCATACCATACGCAATGCTGGCGCAGGCCCCGATCAGAGCAGATCGGCGCGCCAGGTCCAGCGTTGA